One Stigmatella aurantiaca genomic window, AGGGCCTCCACGCGCTCCAGGTCCACGGGGGCGCTGGGGACGGGGGGCGCCAGGAGCGGGGCCCCCTCGGGGGGGGCGGCCCACGCGGCACACGTGCCGAGCAACACCAGGAGCAGGACGGGGGACAGGGGACGGACAGGCACCGGGGGGGCACACTAACCGAGCCCCCCGCCCCCCTCCATCTTCCTGCCATCCTGGTGGCTGGTGAGCGAAGCGGGCGGGAAGCGTCCCGGACAGGGCAGGCGACCCTTGCACGAAAGGGTATCGAGGAGTAATTGCCCGTCGAGGAGCGCCACCGCGGGAGCGTCAGTGAGAATCGCCGAGTTTCTCAGCCCTCAAGCCATCATCGCGGACATGCAAGCGCGCACCAAAACCGAGGTGTTGCGCGAGCTGAGCGCGGCGCTGGTGCGGGCCCATCCGAACCTCCAGGAGGACAAGCTGGCCGAGGTGCTGCGCGAGCGCGAGAAGCTCGGCTCCACGGGCATTGGCGAGGGGGTGGCCATCCCCCACGGCAAGCTGCCGGGGATGACGCAGCTCCTGGCCACCTTCGGCGTGTCGCGCCAGGGGCTGGACTTCGAGGCGATCGACGGCAAGCCCACGCACCTGTTCTTCGCCCTGGTGGCGCCCGAGAACAGCGCGGGGGTCCACCTCAAGGCCCTGGCGCGCATCTCCCGGCTCTTCAAGAATCCCCGCTTCCGGGCGGCCATCCTGGAGGCGCCCACCGCGGCGGACATTCACGCCCTCATCGTCCAGGAAGACGCGCGCCCCTGACGGGGGCCGGTGGGCCGGGGAGAACCATGGACGTCGTCCTTCGGCCCATCAACGAGCGGTTCTTCCAGGACACGGTGCTGCCGTTCCTCACCCAGGCCATGACGGACGCCCCCGGGGCCTTGTCGGACCTGGCCCCGAGGGTGGCGGACGAGGAGATCCGCTTCCTCTGTGAGCGCCTGGAGGGCTCGGCCCTGCCGGGCGGGCTGAACGCGGTGGAGCCCGAGCCCTGGACCCAGCTCGTGGAGCGGCTCGTTTTCCTCCAGTGGCGCGAGGGCCCGGCCGGCTGGGGGCTCGAGGGCGCCCGGGCCGGCTACGCGGGCGACTGGGACGAGGCGCTGCACCTGGCCCTGATGGTGGAGTCGCCGGACTACCCCTACTGGGATGCCCGGGCGGCCCGGGCCGAGCGGGATGCCTGCCGGCTCAAGCCCCCGGAGCGCCTGGGGCTCGCCTCGATGGTGGCGGGGCTCTGGGAGCCCTTCCCGGCGTTTCCTCCCGACCAGGTCTTCTCCACCCAGGGGCGGGGCGGCTACATCCCGGGTGAGCACCTGGCGTTCGCGGACTGGACCTGGCGGCCCTCGGCGCTCGTGCTGCAGTGGCACGTGAACCTGTTCCGCAAGCTGGAGCGGCTGCTCGCGCGGGAGCAGGCGCGGCTGCGGCTGGCCTCGCTGCCGGAGCGTGACGAGGTGCTAGCCTACTGGGCGGGGAAGGTGCCCCAGCCCCCGGCGCTGGTGGTGAGCTTCTCGGGCCTGGGCGCCCGGGCCACCCAGTGGATCCGCGAGCTGGGGGTCATCACCGGCCACGTCCGGGAGGCCGCCCTGGGCCGCAGCGCCCTGGTCTCCCTGGTGACGAAGGGCAGCCAGGCCCGGTTCTGAAGGGCGCACCTCAGGGCGCCGGGGCGGGGACGGCCGGACCCGGGGTCTCCACCAGCAGGGTGACGGGGCCATCGTTGACGAGCGCCACCTTCATGTCCGCGGCGAAGACGCCGGTGCCCACCGTGAGCCCGCGCGCCCGGAGCCCCTCGCACACGCGCTCGTAGAGCACCTTGGCCCGGGCGGGCTCCAGGGCCTCGGTGAAGCTGGGCCGCCGGCCCTTGCGCGTGTCCCCATAGAGGGTGAACTGGCTGACGACGATGAGCTGCCGGTGGGTGTCCTCCAGCGACAGGTTCATCTTCTCGTCCGCATCCTCGAAGATGCGCATGGTGGCCAGCTTCTCCACCATCCAGGGCACGTCCGCCTCCGAGTCCCCCTTGCCCACCCCTAGCAACACCAACAACCCGGGGCCGATCTGGCTGACCCGCTCCCCGCCCACCGAGACGGATGCCTCGAGCACCCGTTGCACCACTGCCCGCATCGCACACCTCCTGCAATGACCGAGGGCTATGTACGCTGCTGTCATGAGAGAGGCCATGGCATTCCCGAGGAAGTTCGCGGACTCCGGGGCTGCCCGGGAAGCGAGCACCCAGCCACGAACGCCCGGCCCCTTCCTCACTTGACCCGTTCACGCCTGCTTTCCCATGATGGCGGCCACTTCCCCGGAGAGCGTGTGCAGGTTCATCGAGCCAACTCCATTTTGGCCGCGGCGGCCGTATTCATCCTGTCGCTTCCCTCGGCTTCAGCGGCGCCCGCGGACAAGCGGGCGGAGCGCGAGGCGTTGAAGACCGCGCTGCTCGACGTCATCCAGACGACGCCCCTGAAGACCAGCCGGGTCGGCATCCACATGATCAGCGTGGATGACGGCTCGGTGATCTTCAGCCAGAACGCGGACGAGCTGCTCAACCCCGCCTCGAACGTGAAGCTCGTCACCGCCGCGGCGGCGCTGGTGACGCTGGGGCCCGAGTACCGCTTCGACACCGAGTTCATCATCGACGCGGAGCTGCCCGCGGACGGCAAGGTCAAGACGCTCTACGTGCGCGGCAAGGGCGATCCGTCCATGACGACCGAGCGCCTGTACGCGAGCGTCTCGGAGCTGTTCCACACGGGCCTGCGCGAGGTGCAGGACATCGTCATCGACGACTCGTGGTTCGACACCGAGCGCACCCCGCCCGGGTATGACCAGGAGGACTCGGACCGGGCCT contains:
- the dtd gene encoding D-aminoacyl-tRNA deacylase encodes the protein MRAVVQRVLEASVSVGGERVSQIGPGLLVLLGVGKGDSEADVPWMVEKLATMRIFEDADEKMNLSLEDTHRQLIVVSQFTLYGDTRKGRRPSFTEALEPARAKVLYERVCEGLRARGLTVGTGVFAADMKVALVNDGPVTLLVETPGPAVPAPAP
- a CDS encoding PTS sugar transporter subunit IIA, with translation MRIAEFLSPQAIIADMQARTKTEVLRELSAALVRAHPNLQEDKLAEVLREREKLGSTGIGEGVAIPHGKLPGMTQLLATFGVSRQGLDFEAIDGKPTHLFFALVAPENSAGVHLKALARISRLFKNPRFRAAILEAPTAADIHALIVQEDARP